In the Brassica napus cultivar Da-Ae chromosome A7, Da-Ae, whole genome shotgun sequence genome, one interval contains:
- the LOC106352580 gene encoding NPC intracellular cholesterol transporter 1-like, with amino-acid sequence MKIVPSLILLLLILYGVEARKSAGYCAMYDICGARTDGKVLNCPYNIPAVKPDDLFSSKIQSLCPTITGNVCCTETQFDTLRSQVQQAIPFVVGCPACLRNFLNLFCELTCSPDQSLFINVTSTAKIKNNSTVDGIQYYITDAFGEGMYESCKNVKFGSSNSLAVDFLGGGAKNFKEWFTFIGQKAGVNMPGSPYGIKFLPMPPASSGMKPMNVSSYSCSDDTLGCSCGDCPSAAACSSTSAPPAQKQRSCSIKIGSLEAKCVDFVLAILYIVLVSLFLGGGLIHRIKGKKKSSPSSSEPRGEQSSVKPDTIHAQMLQNTPQRNWAQLSTVQGYLARFYSKYGIWVARHPALVLIVSVFLVLLLCVGLIRFKVETRPDKLWVGAGSRAADEKRFFDTHLAPFYRIEQLIIATAPKSSQPEILTDDNIKLLFDIQKKVDGLRANHSGSMVSLTDICMKPLGEDCATQSLLQYFQMIPKNYDEFGGVEHVKYCFEHFTSSESCLSAFKGPLDPTTALGGFSGNSYSEASAFIVTYPVDNAVDNKGNRTVRAVAWEKAFIQLAKDELLPMVKSKGLTLSFSSESSIEEELKRESTADVITIAISYLVMFAYISLTLGDTPRLNSFYITSKVLLGLSGVLLVMLSVLGSVGFFSAIGMKSTLIIMEVIPFLVLAVGVDNMCILVHAVKRQEQELPLERRVSNALMEVGPSITLASLAEILAFAVGAYIKMPAVRVFSMFAALAVLLDFILQITAFVALIVFDFKRAEDKRVDCFPCIKRAQSSDGDDKGVGQKKPGLLTRYMKEVHAPILSHWAVKIVVIAFFFGLAMAGIALATRIEPGLEQQIVLPQDSYLQDYFNNIATYLRIGPPLYFVLKNYNYSSESRHTNQLCSINKCDSNSLMNEIAKASLTPELSYIAKPAASWVDDFLVWLSPEAFGCCRKFTNGTFCPPDDQPPCCPADQACGLSEVCKDCTTCFRHADLTSDRPSTIQFKEKLPWFLSALPSADCAKGGYGAYSTSVDLKGYKSGIIQASSFRTYHTPLNKQADFVNSMRAAQEFSSKISRSLQMEIYPYSVFYMFFEQYLDIWKTALINLSIAIAAVFAVCLIITCSFWSSAIILLVIAMIIIDLLGVMAVFHIQLNALSVVNLIMSVGIAVEFCVHITHAFSISSGDRNQRMKEALGGMGASVFSGITLTKLVGVIVLGFSKSEVFVVYYFKMYLALVLLGFLHGLVFLPVFLSMFGPAPKGDKQDHRPSASSQP; translated from the exons atGAAGATTGTTCCATCTCTTATCCTTCTCCTCCTG ATTCTGTATGGAGTAGAAGCAAGAAAATCAGCAGGATATTGTGCGATGTATGATATCTGTGGAGCACGAACCGATGGAAAAGTACTGAACTGCCCTTATAACATTCCTGCTGTGAAG CCCGATGATTTGTTCTCTTCAAAGATACAAAGCTTGTGCCCAACCATCACAGGCAACGTTTGCTGCACTGAGACTCAGTTCGATACGTTACGTTCACAAGTCCAACAG GCTATTCCCTTTGTTGTAGGCTGTCCAGCATGCTTGAGGAACTTTCTGAATCTTTTTTGTGAACTTACTTGCTCTCCTGATCAAAGTCTATTTATAAACGTCACTTCCACCGCAAAG ATAAAGAATAACTCGACCGTGGATGGGATTCAGTACTACATAACCGATGCTTTCGGAGAAGGGATGTATGAATCCTGCAAGAATGTGAAGTTCGGTAGCTCGAACAGTCTAGCTGTAGATTTTCTTGGGGGCGGTGCAAAGAACTTTAAGG AGTGGTTTACGTTTATCGGCCAGAAAGCTGGTGTGAATATGCCAGGCTCCCCCTATGGGATCAAATTTTTGCCGATGCCACCAGCGTCATCTGGAATGAAGCCTATGAATGTGTCTTCTTATTCATGCAGTGATGACACTCTTGGATGCTCTTGTGGTGATTGCCCTTCTGCAGCTGCTTGTTCCAGTACATCAGCACCTCCTGCTCAGAAACAACGTTCTTGCTCAATCAAGATTGGTTCACTTGAG GCCAAATGTGTTGATTTCGTGCTAGCCATTTTGTATATTGTCTTGGTTTCGTTGTTTCTTGGAGGAGGTTTGATTCACCGAATAAAGGGTAAGAAAAAGAGCTCACCATCATCGTCAGAGCCCAGAGGAGAACAAAGTTCTGTTAAACCAGACACTATTCATGCGCAG ATGCTACAAAACACTCCACAGAGGAACTGGGCTCAGCTGTCAACAGTACAAGGATACTTGGCCAGATTTTACAG CAAGTATGGGATCTGGGTAGCAAGACACCCAGCTCTTGTTTTGATTGTGTCAGTCTTTTTAGTTCTTCTACTTTGTGTGGGTCTGATCCGATTCAAAGTTGAGACACGGCCTGATAAG CTATGGGTAGGTGCAGGGAGCAGAGCTGCTGATGAGAAACGATTCTTTGACACCCATCTTGCTCCTTTCTACAGAATTGAACAG CTAATAATAGCAACAGCTCCAAAATCTTCTCAGCCGGAAATTTTGACAGATGACAATATTAAGTTACTTTTTGACATACAGAAGAAG GTTGATGGACTCCGGGCAAATCACTCAGGTTCAATGGTTTCTCTGAcagacatttgcatgaaaccacTTGGAGAAGACTGTGCCACACAGAGTCTTCTGCAG TATTTCCAGATGATACCAAAAAATTATGATGAATTTGGAGGTGTAGAGCATGTTAAATATTGCTTTGAG CATTTCACCTCGTCAGAATCATGTTTGAGTGCGTTTAAGGGTCCCCTTGATCCAACAACTGCACTAGGAGGGTTCTCTGGGAACAGTTACAGTGAG GCTTCTGCTTTTATTGTGACTTATCCTGTGGACAATGCTGTTGACAACAAAGGTAACAGAACAGTGAGAGCAGTGGCTTGGGAGAAAGCCTTTATCCAGCTCGCCAAG GATGAGTTGTTGCCAATGGTTAAATCAAAAGGCTtaactctttctttctcttccgAAAGTTCTATTGAAGAAGAACTTAAAAGAGAAAGCACAGCAGATGTCATCACTATAGCC ATAAGTTATCTTGTCATGTTTGCATATATATCACTGACACTTGGGGATACACCTCGTTTGAATTCCTTTTACATTACATCCAAG GTTTTGCTTGGTCTATCTGGTGTTCTTCTTGTCATGCTGTCTGTCCTCGGCTCCGTAGGATTTTTCAGTGCCATTGGAATGAAATCTACTCTAATCATAATGGAAGTTATACCATTTCTTGTTTTGGCT GTCGGTGTTGATAATATGTGCATACTGGTTCATGCCGTTAAGAGGCAAGAGCAAGAGCTGCCTCTGGAGAGACGAGTAAGCAATGCCCTTATGGAAGTTGGACCATCGATTACGCTTGCAAGTCTAGCCGAGATTTTAGCTTTTGCTGTTGGTGCTTATATTAAAATGCCAGCTGTTCGAGTCTTCTCCATGTTTGCTG CATTGGCCGTCCTTTTGGACTTCATTCTCCAGATTACTGCTTTTGTTGCCTTGATAGTATTTGACTTCAAACGTGCTGAGGATAAGCGAGTTGATTGCTTCCCATGTATTAAGAGAGCACAATCATCAGATGGTGATGATAAAG GGGTTGGTCAGAAAAAGCCTGGACTTTTGACTCGATATATGAAG GAAGTCCATGCACCTATTCTCAGCCATTGGGCAGTCAAAATAGTGGTTATTGCCTTCTTCTTTGGCTTAGCAATGGCTGGAATT GCATTGGCCACTCGGATAGAGCCTGGTTTGGAGCAACAGATTGTTCTTCCTCAGGACTCATATCTTCAG GATTACTTCAACAATATTGCTACATATCTTCGAATTGGTCCACCTCTTTACTTTGTTCTGAAGAATTATAACTACAG CTCGGAATCAAGACATACAAATCAACTTTGTTCCATTAACAAGTGTGATTCTAATTCTCTTATGAATGAG ATTGCAAAGGCTTCTTTGACCCCAGAACTAAGCTACATAGCTAAGCCAGCTGCTTCATGGGTAGATGACTTTCTTGTGTGGTTATCTCCCGAGGCATTTGGCTGTTGCCGAAAGTTTACAAATGGTACCTTTTGTCCCCCTGATGACCAG CCTCCTTGTTGCCCTGCTGATCAAGCTTGTGGCCTAAGTGAAGTTTGCAAAGACTGCACCACG TGCTTTCGTCATGCTGATTTAACTAGTGACCGCCCATCTACAATTCAATTCAAAGAGAAACTTCCTTGGTTCCTCAGCGCACTTCCTTCTGCTGATTGTGCTAAAGGTGGCTATGGTGCTTATTCTACTAGTGTTGATTTGAAAG GATATAAAAGTGGTATCATACAAGCTTCATCGTTCCGCACTTATCACACACCTCTTAACAAGCAG GCTGACTTTGTTAATTCAATGAGAGCTGCTCAAGAGTTTAGTTCCAAAATTTCTCGTTCTTTGCag ATGGAGATATATCCATACTCAGTGTTTTATATGTTCTTTGAGCAATATCTTGACATATGGAAAACTGCATTAATCAACCTCTCCATAGCCATCG CTGCCGTCTTTGCCGTGTGTTTAATCATCACATGCAG TTTTTGGAGCTCTGCAATTATTTTGCTGGTGATTGCAATGATCATCATTGATCTCCTT GGAGTAATGGCAGTCTTTCACATCCAGCTAAACGCATTATCGGTTGTGAATTTAATCATGTCCGTGGGCATAGCTGTTGAGTTTTGTGTACACATAACACATGCTTTCTCG ATAAGCTCTGGGGACAGAAACCAACGGATGAAAGAGGCGCTTGGTGGCATGGGAGCTTCAGTTTTCAG TGGAATTACATTGACGAAGCTAGTTGGTGTGATTGTGCTTGGCTTCTCAAAATCGGAAGTATTTGTG GTCTACTACTTCAAGATGTATTTGGCACTAGTCCTCCTCGGTTTCTTGCACGGCCTTGTATTCTTACCG GTGTTCTTGAGCATGTTTGGTCCAGCTCCAAAAGGGGATAAGCAAGATCATCGACCTTCGGCTTCATCGCAACCGTAG
- the BNAA07G13480D gene encoding MD-2-related lipid-recognition protein 3, which produces MEILNARPVLLLLLASLFFLPALGAIDFEYCNKSGYDFFNVSRVEVSPNPVELEEYPTIRVFGYANKSMDDGTVEVKVTAGGTTQTMASYSLCVVGFECAIAAGTNFELVLAEVPLEYIEGVSKYVYSVHLTDDDVGESEEPILRMCVAFEIPTVDLALASAQSS; this is translated from the exons ATGGAGATACTTAACGCCCGgcctgttcttcttcttcttctcgcaTCACTCTTCTTCTTACCTGCTTTGGGAGCTATCGATTTTGAATACTGCAACA AAAGTGGATACGATTTCTTTAACGTCTCTCGTGTGGAAGTCTCTCCAAATCCCGTTGAGTTAGAAGAATACCCAACCATAAGGGTATTCGGTTATGCAA ACAAAAGCATGGATGATGGAACTGTAGAGGTGAAGGTTACAGCTGGGGGAACTACACAAACAATGGCAAGCTACTCCCTCTGTGTGGTGGGTTTTGAATGCGCTATTGCAGCAGGCACCAACTTTGAGTTAGTTCTGGCGGAAGTTCCTCTAGAATATATCGAG GGTGTGTCCAAGTATGTATATTCCGTACATTTGACTGATGATGATGTGGGGGAATCTGAAGAGCCAATACTAAGAATGTGTGTCGCGTTCGAGATACCTACTGTAGATCTCGCATTGGCCTCTGCTCAGTCGAGTTGA